TCATCGGCACCGAATCCGAGCCCGATCGCCTTATCGACGTCGCTGTCCTTCGCTGACATAATAAGGATCGGCACCGAGCTATTTTCCCGGATCAGCTTAATCACCTCGATACCATCTAACTTCGGCATCATAATATCAACTACAACGATATCGAAAACGCTTTGCCGAAACAGAGTAATTCCGTCCAGACCGTTAAACGCCGCCGAAACGTCGTACCCTTCTTTGGTCAAGTAATTTCTCAGCATTTCAATGATTTCAATATCGTCCTCAATCAACAATATGTTATACGGCATATCGTTCTCCCCCCAATACAGAAAATTATAGCCTGGGGTCGATGGAATGCATAGACTTTGTTGAGAATGAAAAGGACTCTTAGACGTTAGGCCATACATTATTCCCTCTCACTGAATAACTTAGCTTATAGCTCTCCACATTTCACTCGAAAGAAGCGAGGTTACCCCATGGCAAATTCCTATCCCAAAACCCGAATACGTAGAGTTGTCCACCGCTTCGGCCTGGTTCCATTGAGCTCAAACACGGTCGCTTCCTTTTACCGAAAAAATGCCGTCATCCGAGTACAGACGAAAAGCGAAGCCTATGCTGTTAAACCTTTTTTTCGGAGTTTATCACTCCACTCGAGTACAGTCGATCAAATGAAAACAACTGCAAACTATATACAACTCTTGATGGACAACGGATTCAGTTGCATGCCTAAATGGCTTACGTGCACTTCCGGAAAGTTGTGGACTCTACACAAAGGAAGACCCTACTACGTAACCCCATGGATAAAGGGGAGAAAATTAGAAAACCAAGAGGATTACGAAAAACTTGGCCAGGCTCTTGCCTCCTTGCATATAACATCCAGCCATTTCCTTTCTAAAAAAGCCCCTTTTTATGATCATATCGAATTATGGAAAAGCCATGACCGTCTCTTTCGAAGACAAATGATGAAAGCATACCAAACCGATATAAAGATCCGTAGGTGGTATAAAAAGTTCGGGAAATCCTGTAACCGATTTTCAGATCGATCCTGGGCCGAGTTAAAAAGGCCAGAGATTGTAAACCTTTTGAGGAAGGAAAGAATTCGTCCCGTATTGATACACAACGATATTACTTCGTATAACGTCATAATTTCAGACGACGGCCAGTTGTTCATCATCGATTGGGACCGTATTAAGGTAGGCTCCATGTATATTGACATAGCAGCTGCCCTCACGAATACGACTCAATTTAACCCCGTTTTTATATATTCGTTCTTAAAAGGGTACGAAGAGCTCCATCCTTTAAACCAGACTGAACGTAAATGGATTGCCTCCTTGTATCGATTACCTCGTGAAGCTTGGCATGCCACTCGATTCCCTAATCGCCCTAGAAGCCGCAACGAGCGCAACATGTTAGAAATTATGGAACAAACCTGGCTTCTACGGTTAAAGGCAATGGATTTTTTAGAGGAGTGGACACATCATTAGGGGAAGGAATAATGCAGCGCCCCTTCTGCTTAATCAAAAGCAGAAGGGGCTTTTCTGTGTGTTCAATGTTATATTAACGTTCCTAGGTTCGTCTATTTACCGGTGCTTACATAACGATCTCTACCCGCACCAAGACCAAAAATAAAGAGCAGAACGGATGCGCCGACCAGTATCCATAAGGGGAGCGTCCAACCTCCGGTAATATCATGCAAATAACCGAACATTGTCGGACCGATTGCGGCAAGCAAATATCCGACAGATTGAGCCATCCCGGACAGTTCTGCTGCTTGATGGGCATTCTCCGTTCGCAAGCCGAAGAACATCATCGACAGTCCAAAAGAGAAGCC
The window above is part of the Paenibacillus lutimineralis genome. Proteins encoded here:
- a CDS encoding phosphotransferase, with the translated sequence MANSYPKTRIRRVVHRFGLVPLSSNTVASFYRKNAVIRVQTKSEAYAVKPFFRSLSLHSSTVDQMKTTANYIQLLMDNGFSCMPKWLTCTSGKLWTLHKGRPYYVTPWIKGRKLENQEDYEKLGQALASLHITSSHFLSKKAPFYDHIELWKSHDRLFRRQMMKAYQTDIKIRRWYKKFGKSCNRFSDRSWAELKRPEIVNLLRKERIRPVLIHNDITSYNVIISDDGQLFIIDWDRIKVGSMYIDIAAALTNTTQFNPVFIYSFLKGYEELHPLNQTERKWIASLYRLPREAWHATRFPNRPRSRNERNMLEIMEQTWLLRLKAMDFLEEWTHH